One part of the Sorangiineae bacterium MSr11954 genome encodes these proteins:
- a CDS encoding chitobiase/beta-hexosaminidase C-terminal domain-containing protein, producing the protein MTWHRSIRRTRALTGGLLAAATLVALGSAAGIAGCSDDVTRVAPQNDGGNPPKPDAGKDPPKDAGTDANVPDGDAGQTETVATPTFTPAAGTYDKAQNVTIKTTTAGATIRYTLNGDTPTATSTEYSSAISIASTKTLKAVAFKAGFKDSAVATAEYKIEIPVDDVKPAEFSPNAGTFPNAVTVTLSSQTPGATICYAEIEQPTCDVTGTAPVCTTGTAAPADGKIQVTAPAKAVHAVACKKGMNTATTSTAAYHFKAAAAQFDPASGTANPSKPVTATSITEGAVVHYTTGSDAPTCASPVLTGETITADTVIQAIVCKDGYTASDVVTAKYYVSPAAPAVAPAEGTYHLDTDVTITAPTGTFACVTHGAEPADPACGAEACATGESVPSVKVTKSKTIVKAITCKAGSPAASTQVKATYTLTPGKPAFDPPSGEIPSGGREVTITSAGATQIRYTTNGEAPTCTTGMELPASGKVTLNASATLKAVGCRADYDASELQEGVYTKLDDVAAVTIDPVSGDVSNTVSATLATTTAGAFICSTIGSAVPACDAAAGTCTTGQLVAGPVDVKAPDTTIHAIACKQGMNASSVNTATYTFKVAAPTFDPPSGTENAPAVKVASATADSLVHYTLDGSEPSCGSTTTLPGGTFPNAFTEDTTVKVIVCKEHYAATAVVTATYLVTPAAPAIAPAGGTYHDTQTAKLTAAAGATVCFTKGEGAEPADPVCSAECAASPVDVAVTKTNTTIKAIACKEGHTTSSTVAKATYVLTPGDLVFDPPSGTKIPVEGTRQVAITSSGAEHIYYRKEGPAPKCGEGTELPAGEKVTVGPDTVLKVIACKADYTGSEGSASYPKDLPDAPAARSRRAQK; encoded by the coding sequence ATGACTTGGCATCGATCGATTCGAAGAACGCGCGCGCTGACGGGGGGCCTCCTCGCCGCCGCCACCTTGGTTGCGTTGGGGTCGGCCGCGGGCATCGCCGGATGCAGCGACGACGTGACCAGGGTCGCCCCGCAGAACGACGGCGGGAATCCCCCGAAGCCGGACGCGGGGAAAGATCCGCCGAAGGACGCGGGGACCGACGCCAACGTGCCGGACGGCGATGCGGGTCAGACCGAAACGGTCGCGACGCCGACATTTACGCCGGCGGCGGGGACGTACGACAAGGCGCAAAACGTCACGATCAAGACGACGACCGCGGGCGCGACCATCCGATATACGTTGAACGGCGACACGCCTACGGCGACGTCGACCGAATACAGCTCGGCCATCAGCATCGCGAGCACGAAGACCCTCAAGGCCGTCGCCTTCAAGGCTGGCTTCAAAGACTCCGCGGTCGCAACGGCCGAATACAAGATTGAAATCCCGGTCGACGACGTCAAGCCCGCCGAGTTCTCGCCCAACGCGGGGACGTTCCCGAATGCGGTCACCGTCACGCTCTCGAGCCAGACCCCGGGCGCGACCATCTGTTATGCCGAAATCGAGCAGCCGACGTGCGATGTCACGGGCACAGCGCCCGTGTGCACGACGGGAACGGCCGCTCCCGCCGACGGCAAGATTCAGGTCACCGCGCCGGCCAAAGCGGTTCACGCCGTGGCGTGCAAGAAGGGGATGAACACGGCCACGACGTCCACCGCGGCCTATCACTTCAAGGCCGCCGCGGCCCAATTCGATCCCGCATCGGGAACCGCGAACCCGTCGAAGCCCGTAACGGCCACCAGCATCACCGAGGGCGCCGTCGTCCACTACACGACGGGCAGCGACGCGCCGACGTGCGCGAGCCCGGTGCTGACGGGTGAGACCATCACCGCCGACACCGTCATCCAGGCGATCGTGTGCAAGGACGGCTACACGGCCAGCGACGTGGTGACGGCGAAGTACTACGTGAGCCCCGCGGCGCCGGCCGTCGCACCGGCGGAGGGCACGTACCACCTCGATACGGACGTGACGATCACGGCGCCCACGGGCACGTTCGCGTGCGTCACCCACGGCGCCGAGCCTGCGGATCCGGCCTGCGGCGCGGAGGCATGCGCCACGGGCGAGAGCGTTCCGAGCGTCAAAGTCACCAAGTCGAAGACCATCGTCAAGGCGATCACCTGCAAGGCCGGCAGCCCCGCCGCGTCGACGCAGGTGAAGGCCACGTACACCCTCACGCCCGGGAAGCCGGCCTTCGATCCGCCGAGCGGCGAGATCCCCAGCGGCGGGCGCGAAGTCACCATCACCTCCGCCGGCGCCACCCAAATTCGCTACACGACCAACGGCGAGGCCCCGACGTGCACCACGGGAATGGAGCTCCCGGCCAGCGGAAAGGTGACCCTCAACGCCTCGGCGACCTTGAAGGCCGTCGGCTGCAGAGCCGATTACGATGCGAGCGAGCTGCAAGAGGGCGTCTACACGAAGCTCGATGACGTCGCCGCCGTCACCATCGACCCCGTATCGGGCGACGTTTCGAACACCGTCTCGGCCACCCTCGCGACCACGACCGCGGGCGCCTTCATCTGCTCCACGATCGGCAGCGCGGTGCCGGCTTGCGACGCGGCGGCCGGCACGTGCACCACGGGCCAGCTCGTCGCGGGCCCGGTCGACGTGAAGGCCCCGGACACGACGATTCATGCCATCGCGTGCAAGCAGGGCATGAACGCATCCTCCGTCAATACGGCCACCTATACGTTCAAGGTCGCCGCCCCCACGTTCGACCCCCCCTCGGGAACGGAGAACGCCCCGGCCGTGAAGGTCGCCAGCGCGACGGCCGATTCGCTCGTCCACTACACGCTCGACGGCAGCGAGCCGTCCTGCGGCAGCACGACCACCCTCCCGGGCGGCACGTTCCCCAACGCGTTCACCGAGGACACGACCGTCAAGGTGATCGTCTGCAAAGAGCACTACGCCGCGACCGCCGTCGTCACCGCGACGTACCTCGTTACCCCGGCCGCGCCGGCCATCGCCCCGGCCGGCGGCACCTACCACGACACGCAGACGGCGAAGCTCACGGCCGCCGCCGGCGCCACCGTTTGCTTCACCAAGGGCGAAGGCGCCGAGCCCGCCGATCCGGTGTGCAGCGCGGAGTGCGCGGCCAGCCCCGTCGACGTGGCGGTCACCAAGACGAACACGACGATCAAGGCCATCGCCTGCAAGGAAGGCCACACCACGTCGTCCACGGTGGCCAAGGCCACGTACGTGCTCACGCCCGGTGATCTGGTGTTCGATCCGCCGAGCGGGACGAAGATCCCCGTGGAGGGCACGCGCCAAGTGGCGATCACCTCCTCCGGCGCCGAGCACATTTACTACAGGAAGGAAGGCCCGGCCCCGAAGTGCGGCGAAGGAACCGAGCTCCCCGCCGGCGAAAAGGTGACCGTCGGTCCCGACACGGTCCTCAAGGTCATCGCCTGCAAGGCCGACTACACGGGCAGCGAGGGTTCCGCCTCGTACCCCAAGGACCTCCCGGACGCGCCGGCCGCCCGTTCGCGTCGGGCGCAGAAGTAA
- a CDS encoding ABC transporter substrate-binding protein, whose product MNRRSMLLGALFTIALPALGSSLGSFGCKGPSSQGGEESGKVRLQLKWMTQAQFAGYYAAKAKGFYTDEKLDVTILPGGPDIVPEQVVAGGGAEFGIDWLPSLLSAREQGTPLINIAQVFQHSGMRQVAFKTSGIKSAADLRGRKVAVWFGGNEFELLATLDKHGVDRNKDVTLVQQPFDMNLLLTKQVDAASAMTYNEYKQVLDSPGVKADDLVIIDFNQEGTAMLEDGIFAREDWLKDDKHKDVAARFLRASLRGWAACRDNAGECVDIVVKQSPTLGKEHQAWMMSEVNKLVWGPPSPTAEPGLMDKAAFRRTADIALKFKVLKKPAENAAFTTAVWEASKKK is encoded by the coding sequence ATGAATCGACGGTCCATGTTGCTGGGTGCACTGTTCACCATCGCTCTGCCGGCTCTCGGCTCCTCGTTGGGATCCTTTGGCTGCAAAGGGCCATCGTCCCAAGGCGGAGAGGAGTCGGGCAAGGTTCGCCTGCAGCTGAAGTGGATGACCCAGGCTCAATTTGCGGGTTACTACGCGGCCAAGGCCAAAGGCTTTTACACCGATGAAAAGCTGGACGTGACCATCCTGCCGGGCGGTCCCGATATCGTACCGGAGCAGGTGGTCGCGGGGGGCGGCGCCGAGTTTGGAATCGACTGGCTCCCAAGTCTCTTGTCCGCGCGCGAACAGGGCACACCGCTGATCAATATCGCGCAGGTGTTTCAGCACAGCGGCATGCGCCAGGTGGCGTTCAAGACATCGGGCATCAAGAGCGCCGCCGATCTGCGCGGCCGCAAGGTGGCGGTGTGGTTTGGCGGAAATGAGTTCGAGCTGCTGGCCACCTTGGACAAGCACGGCGTCGACCGCAACAAGGACGTCACCTTGGTGCAGCAACCGTTCGATATGAACTTGCTGCTGACGAAGCAGGTCGATGCCGCATCCGCCATGACCTACAACGAGTACAAACAGGTGCTGGACTCCCCCGGCGTGAAGGCCGACGATCTGGTGATCATCGACTTCAACCAGGAGGGCACCGCGATGCTCGAAGACGGCATCTTCGCCCGCGAGGACTGGCTCAAAGACGACAAACACAAGGACGTGGCCGCGCGCTTCTTGCGCGCATCCTTGCGGGGGTGGGCGGCGTGCCGCGACAACGCGGGCGAGTGCGTCGACATCGTGGTCAAGCAAAGTCCGACCTTGGGCAAGGAGCACCAGGCTTGGATGATGTCGGAGGTCAATAAGCTGGTTTGGGGACCGCCGTCGCCCACCGCCGAGCCGGGGTTGATGGATAAGGCGGCGTTCCGGCGCACGGCGGACATCGCGCTGAAGTTCAAGGTGCTCAAGAAGCCGGCGGAAAATGCGGCGTTTACGACGGCGGTTTGGGAGGCGTCGAAGAAGAAGTAG
- a CDS encoding ABC transporter permease has translation MAPHESREARGTRGRWTREHLPAIGVFVLAIAAWEMVVWALHIQFYLLPAPHVIVTTLKEHHELLLQAALFTFQEALMGFALGCGLGVLAAAAASRWPDASEIVLPYAVATSSVPIIALAPLAIVWFGVDRASKIAIVGLMTFFPTFISTLRGLLSPPPSAVELMRSYAASDTQIFIKLRLPASLPYMFTAFKVCTTSSMIGAVVGEYFGGRAASLGVYIKSQASLFHTREAWAAILMACLLGIAFYLAVALVERCVVPWHVTFRRS, from the coding sequence ATGGCGCCTCATGAATCGCGCGAAGCTCGGGGAACGCGCGGGCGCTGGACACGCGAGCACCTCCCCGCTATCGGTGTGTTCGTGCTCGCCATCGCCGCATGGGAGATGGTGGTGTGGGCGCTGCACATTCAATTTTATCTGCTGCCCGCCCCGCATGTCATCGTGACCACCTTGAAGGAACACCACGAGCTGCTCCTTCAGGCCGCGCTGTTTACATTTCAGGAGGCGCTGATGGGATTTGCGCTGGGATGCGGATTGGGTGTCCTGGCAGCCGCCGCCGCCAGCCGCTGGCCGGACGCGTCCGAAATCGTACTTCCGTATGCGGTGGCCACCAGCTCGGTGCCCATCATCGCCCTGGCGCCGCTGGCCATCGTGTGGTTCGGCGTGGATCGAGCATCGAAAATTGCCATCGTGGGATTGATGACGTTCTTTCCAACGTTCATCTCCACCCTGCGTGGACTTTTGAGCCCGCCGCCTTCGGCCGTAGAGCTGATGCGGAGTTATGCCGCGAGCGACACGCAAATCTTCATCAAGCTACGTTTGCCGGCGAGCCTTCCGTATATGTTCACCGCGTTCAAGGTGTGCACCACCTCGTCGATGATTGGCGCGGTGGTCGGCGAGTATTTCGGCGGTCGGGCGGCCTCGTTGGGCGTTTACATCAAGAGCCAAGCCAGCCTTTTTCACACGCGGGAAGCGTGGGCGGCCATCTTGATGGCATGTTTGCTGGGGATTGCGTTTTACTTGGCCGTCGCCTTGGTCGAGCGATGCGTCGTGCCCTGGCATGTCACGTTTCGGCGAAGCTGA
- a CDS encoding ABC transporter ATP-binding protein — protein MTHAIEVEGVSKSYGSGQEQVRALVDAHLHIAPGEFVSLIGPSGCGKSTLLRLIADLATPTHGAIRIHGKSPHQARLDREFGMVFQSPVLYEWRTVLRNVLLPLEVMGVRADEARDRASAMLRLVGLSRFENHHPWQLSGGMQQRVAIARALVFQPPILMMDEPFGALDELTRERLNNELLNLWQKQAAPRKSTVLFVTHSIHEAVFLSSRVVVMSPRPGRIERIVDIDLPRPRTAEMRWAPRFLELVATVRQALREDDGASAHSRRETAHGAS, from the coding sequence ATGACCCACGCGATCGAGGTCGAAGGCGTCAGCAAGTCGTACGGCAGCGGCCAGGAGCAGGTCCGCGCCCTGGTCGATGCGCATTTGCATATCGCACCGGGGGAGTTCGTCTCCCTCATTGGACCATCGGGCTGCGGGAAATCCACCTTGCTACGGCTCATAGCCGATTTGGCCACACCGACCCATGGCGCGATTCGCATCCATGGCAAATCACCCCACCAGGCCAGGCTGGATCGGGAGTTTGGAATGGTCTTTCAATCCCCCGTCCTCTACGAGTGGCGCACGGTGCTTCGAAATGTGCTGCTCCCGCTGGAGGTCATGGGCGTGCGGGCGGACGAAGCCCGCGATCGCGCGTCGGCCATGCTCCGATTGGTCGGCCTGTCGAGGTTCGAGAATCACCATCCGTGGCAGCTCTCGGGCGGTATGCAACAGCGGGTGGCCATCGCCCGAGCGCTCGTCTTCCAACCGCCTATTTTGATGATGGATGAGCCTTTTGGAGCTTTGGACGAGCTCACCCGCGAGAGGCTCAACAACGAACTTTTGAATCTTTGGCAGAAACAGGCCGCACCACGAAAATCGACGGTGCTGTTCGTCACCCACAGCATTCACGAGGCGGTGTTCCTCAGCAGCCGCGTGGTGGTGATGTCCCCGCGCCCGGGACGCATCGAGCGGATCGTCGATATCGATCTTCCCCGCCCTCGCACCGCGGAGATGCGATGGGCGCCGCGCTTTCTCGAGCTCGTAGCGACCGTGCGGCAGGCCTTGCGCGAGGACGATGGCGCTTCAGCCCATTCGAGGAGGGAGACCGCCCATGGCGCCTCATGA
- a CDS encoding ABC transporter permease: MSNIGNATDVPHIQLEGTPTRRGARRVLVSTVVVGAIAVLWEGAKALFDLPIYKLPHIHQIFAELVRESGDGQWMLTTLLENAFVTAGEAAVGFVFGGLLGFLLAVGFSRSTLMERGLLPYVIASQTVPILAIAPMIVVWLGTTWVSKAVIATYLTFFPVTIHVLRGLRSVERDAVALLESYAATPTQIFFKLRLPASLPYLFTALRISATASVVGAVVGELPVGSQFGMGVVLINAAQYYNWRPAALWAAILVSALMGIGFYALVAVLERLIVTWKPQSERGATP, from the coding sequence ATGAGCAACATCGGTAACGCGACGGACGTGCCTCACATCCAATTGGAAGGCACACCGACCCGGCGGGGAGCCCGGCGCGTGCTCGTTTCCACGGTGGTGGTGGGCGCGATAGCGGTCTTGTGGGAGGGCGCGAAAGCGCTGTTCGATCTCCCCATTTACAAGCTCCCGCACATTCATCAGATTTTCGCGGAGCTCGTGCGCGAGAGCGGCGATGGGCAATGGATGCTCACGACCTTGCTCGAAAATGCCTTCGTGACCGCGGGCGAGGCGGCCGTGGGCTTCGTATTCGGCGGCCTACTGGGCTTTCTCTTGGCGGTCGGATTCTCCCGCTCCACCTTGATGGAACGCGGTCTTTTGCCCTACGTCATCGCCTCGCAGACCGTGCCCATCCTGGCGATTGCGCCCATGATCGTGGTCTGGCTGGGAACGACCTGGGTGAGCAAAGCGGTGATCGCGACCTACCTCACCTTCTTCCCCGTGACCATTCATGTGCTGCGCGGCCTTCGCTCCGTGGAGCGGGACGCGGTGGCCCTGCTCGAATCGTATGCGGCCACCCCCACGCAAATCTTCTTTAAATTGCGGCTGCCCGCGTCGTTACCCTATTTGTTCACCGCCTTGCGCATCTCGGCCACCGCGAGCGTCGTGGGCGCGGTGGTGGGCGAGCTGCCCGTTGGCAGCCAATTCGGCATGGGCGTGGTGCTCATCAACGCCGCGCAATATTACAACTGGCGCCCCGCCGCTTTGTGGGCCGCCATTTTGGTATCCGCCCTCATGGGCATTGGCTTTTATGCGCTCGTCGCCGTTCTGGAGCGCCTCATCGTCACCTGGAAACCGCAATCCGAGCGCGGAGCAACCCCATGA
- a CDS encoding BMP family ABC transporter substrate-binding protein — MRSSWHPVRVILIFILGTVLFSSEGCSFVVEKDVKGKGIAASCTTNSDCHAGVCVGELCTSKCGNDADCPTGTKCQRDGFCAQPLRAGFLYIGVLADQGWSYMHDQGRRAAEEALPWLTTEFAPNVITDADVTRHATAMIEKGANVIIQSSQGGTAPMAALAEKYKKDGVTFLQLYNRTVTNPNLGSYWVKIQQSWYLAGYIAAKKAKKHRIAWIGGYVSPQGIVRANGFVRGARRADPNVQVEVRWVGFWFDPGNPVSGKYRETLLAEQVIEAGAEVVMSNTDNERVYDAVEAARVAGKEVWSIETNNPASCAKYPRSCLGVAWLNWAPIYIQQLSAIHKHKWKPEYIHRGISVDPSQSPVGFQLSTEPGMNDTDTRLELENLQAAIANDNDLPLRGPYATTGNRSAVADGEVISDDELLKMCWFPEGMVEKVNPDDPKSGDRPALVPHGERTFLKRENMTKGNESLADPPDCAKNQ, encoded by the coding sequence ATGCGGTCATCTTGGCACCCCGTGAGGGTGATCCTGATTTTCATCCTGGGCACCGTGTTGTTCAGCTCCGAAGGGTGCTCGTTCGTCGTCGAGAAGGACGTAAAAGGGAAGGGCATCGCCGCGTCGTGCACGACGAACAGCGATTGCCATGCGGGCGTCTGCGTGGGTGAGCTCTGCACCTCGAAGTGTGGAAACGACGCCGACTGCCCGACGGGAACGAAATGCCAACGCGACGGCTTTTGTGCGCAGCCGCTTCGCGCGGGTTTCCTCTACATCGGTGTGCTCGCCGACCAAGGTTGGAGTTACATGCACGACCAAGGGCGTCGCGCGGCCGAGGAAGCGCTGCCGTGGCTGACGACCGAATTTGCTCCCAATGTGATCACCGACGCGGACGTCACCCGACACGCGACGGCGATGATCGAGAAAGGAGCCAATGTCATCATACAATCGTCACAGGGCGGTACGGCGCCGATGGCTGCACTGGCGGAGAAATACAAGAAAGATGGCGTGACGTTTCTTCAGCTTTACAATCGCACCGTCACGAACCCCAATTTGGGCTCGTACTGGGTGAAGATTCAGCAATCGTGGTACCTCGCCGGCTACATCGCCGCAAAAAAGGCGAAGAAGCACCGCATCGCATGGATTGGCGGTTACGTGTCGCCGCAGGGGATCGTGCGGGCCAACGGCTTCGTTCGCGGCGCGCGAAGGGCCGATCCGAACGTCCAGGTGGAGGTGCGATGGGTGGGCTTTTGGTTCGATCCTGGAAATCCGGTCAGCGGCAAATACCGAGAGACGTTGCTGGCGGAGCAGGTCATCGAAGCCGGGGCCGAAGTGGTCATGTCGAATACGGACAACGAGCGCGTCTACGACGCAGTCGAAGCAGCCCGAGTGGCCGGAAAGGAGGTTTGGTCCATCGAGACCAACAACCCCGCCTCGTGCGCGAAATATCCGCGATCGTGCCTCGGTGTCGCGTGGCTCAACTGGGCGCCCATTTACATTCAGCAGCTGAGCGCCATTCACAAGCACAAGTGGAAACCCGAGTACATTCATCGAGGGATCTCGGTCGATCCGAGTCAGAGCCCCGTCGGTTTTCAGCTCTCGACGGAGCCCGGGATGAACGACACCGATACGCGCCTCGAGCTCGAGAACCTGCAGGCGGCGATCGCCAACGACAACGATCTTCCTCTGCGCGGTCCCTACGCGACCACGGGGAATCGGAGCGCTGTGGCGGATGGCGAGGTGATCTCGGACGACGAGCTGCTCAAAATGTGTTGGTTCCCCGAGGGCATGGTGGAAAAGGTGAACCCCGACGATCCGAAGTCGGGCGACCGGCCCGCGCTGGTGCCGCACGGCGAGCGAACGTTCTTGAAGCGGGAAAATATGACCAAGGGGAACGAGAGCCTCGCCGATCCGCCGGATTGCGCGAAGAACCAATAG
- a CDS encoding RidA family protein, translating to MRTIAHSPTVGVYPATSDYVHAMEVREPQRLLFISGTMGLDEKGVAGQTLEEQLELIWSNLRTILASAGMTVDNIVRLTSYLRDPAYADANAAARVRALGARRVPTTAIVVQTLVPEWLVELEVIAAA from the coding sequence ATGAGGACCATCGCGCACAGCCCCACCGTCGGAGTTTACCCTGCAACCTCGGACTACGTGCACGCCATGGAGGTTCGAGAGCCCCAGCGCTTGCTGTTCATCTCCGGCACGATGGGGCTCGACGAAAAGGGCGTCGCAGGCCAAACATTGGAGGAGCAGCTGGAGCTGATCTGGTCGAACCTCCGCACCATCCTCGCCAGCGCCGGGATGACCGTCGACAACATCGTGCGGCTCACGAGCTATTTGCGCGATCCGGCCTACGCCGACGCCAACGCCGCCGCACGCGTTCGTGCCCTCGGTGCTCGGCGTGTGCCGACCACCGCCATCGTCGTGCAAACGTTGGTGCCGGAGTGGCTCGTCGAGCTCGAGGTGATTGCGGCGGCATGA
- a CDS encoding Gfo/Idh/MocA family oxidoreductase, whose translation MAKPLDPSVSALPVAMIGLGDIAQKAYLPVLTAEPGLDLRFMTRDREKLDRLGDMYRIPRRYTDLDALLADGIRAAFVHAPTEQHVPITEQLLRAGVDVYVDKPLAYELEGARRIVELAEVMGRSLMVGFNRRYAPVYVAARERPRDLVILQKNRTGLPEATRSAVFDDFVHVVDTLRFLVPGEVEHLDVRGRVQDGKMEHVVLTLAGQGFTALGIMNRSSGSSEEVLEIAGANTKRQIINVSDVIEHRGQPALQRRGDWVPVARQRGLEAICRRFLSAVRAGEVLSARDALRTHELCEAIVQKLEARL comes from the coding sequence ATGGCGAAGCCCCTCGATCCGTCTGTTTCTGCGCTCCCGGTTGCCATGATCGGCCTCGGCGACATTGCTCAAAAGGCGTATTTACCCGTGCTCACGGCGGAGCCCGGTCTCGACTTGCGGTTCATGACCCGCGATCGCGAAAAGCTCGATCGGCTCGGGGATATGTACCGCATCCCGCGGCGCTACACCGATTTGGATGCGCTGCTCGCCGATGGCATCCGCGCCGCGTTCGTGCACGCGCCGACGGAGCAGCATGTGCCCATCACGGAGCAGCTTTTGCGCGCGGGGGTCGACGTGTATGTCGATAAGCCGCTGGCGTACGAGCTCGAAGGAGCGCGCCGGATTGTCGAGCTGGCGGAGGTTATGGGGCGCTCGCTCATGGTCGGTTTCAACCGACGCTATGCGCCCGTGTACGTGGCCGCGCGGGAGCGTCCGCGCGATCTGGTGATCCTGCAGAAGAACCGGACGGGGCTCCCCGAGGCGACGCGCAGCGCTGTGTTCGACGATTTCGTCCATGTGGTGGATACGTTGCGCTTCCTGGTGCCGGGCGAGGTGGAGCACCTCGATGTGCGCGGGCGCGTGCAGGACGGCAAAATGGAGCACGTGGTGCTGACCCTCGCGGGCCAAGGCTTCACGGCATTGGGGATCATGAACCGGTCCAGTGGCTCCTCCGAAGAGGTGCTCGAGATTGCAGGCGCCAATACGAAGCGGCAGATCATCAATGTCTCCGATGTGATCGAGCACCGCGGGCAACCCGCGTTGCAGCGGCGCGGCGATTGGGTGCCGGTGGCGCGGCAGCGCGGGCTCGAGGCTATCTGTCGGAGGTTTCTGTCGGCCGTGCGCGCCGGCGAGGTGCTCTCGGCGCGCGACGCGCTGCGGACGCACGAGCTGTGTGAGGCGATCGTGCAAAAGCTCGAGGCGCGCCTTTGA
- a CDS encoding histidine phosphatase family protein: MDILLLRTSLTENDALSAPEVPDAHRFLSMEGRQRIRALGSKLRNLEEPTFDRIITSPYPAAVQTAELFADRVDYVGIIEVLPALGSSVPPAVAAPLLLARGASSTAGAAGTLSTGRASIVVVADEPQLSELGAFLIGRPTFPPLLHAQISAIRDRHPAWCLRPGELAKSLLLVA, from the coding sequence GTGGATATCCTTCTTCTTCGCACCTCGCTCACCGAAAACGACGCCCTCTCCGCGCCCGAGGTCCCGGATGCGCACCGGTTTCTCTCGATGGAGGGCCGGCAACGGATCCGCGCGCTCGGAAGCAAGCTACGGAACCTCGAGGAGCCCACTTTCGACCGGATCATCACCAGCCCCTACCCGGCCGCCGTGCAGACGGCGGAGCTCTTCGCCGATCGGGTCGACTATGTGGGCATCATCGAGGTCTTGCCCGCGCTCGGATCGAGCGTCCCGCCGGCCGTCGCCGCACCACTTCTTTTGGCGCGAGGCGCATCGAGCACCGCGGGCGCGGCGGGCACGCTGAGCACCGGGCGTGCCTCGATCGTGGTCGTCGCCGACGAGCCCCAGCTGTCCGAGCTGGGTGCGTTCCTCATTGGCCGCCCCACCTTTCCGCCCCTTCTGCACGCGCAGATCTCGGCCATTCGCGATCGGCATCCCGCGTGGTGCCTTCGGCCAGGGGAGCTGGCCAAGTCGTTGCTCTTGGTGGCCTAA
- the larB gene encoding nickel pincer cofactor biosynthesis protein LarB — protein MNPAKIRELLEQVQSGSTTVEDALGTLKDLPFADLGYAVVDHHRALRLGVPEVILGEAKTAAQIVGIAGELVRTGQNVLVTRLDAAKAEEVCAAVPAFRYHAMARVATFEQTPIPQLGTRAVAVVSAGTSDLPVAEECGETLRMLGAKVERIYDVGVAGIHRLLHRRQVLDAMGVIIVVAGMEGALASVVGGLVESPVIAVPTSVGYGAALGGIAALLGMLTSCASGITVVNIDNGFGAAFAAARILRAGART, from the coding sequence ATGAATCCCGCCAAGATCCGTGAGCTTCTCGAACAGGTCCAAAGTGGCAGCACCACGGTGGAGGATGCGCTCGGTACGCTCAAGGATCTGCCCTTTGCGGATTTGGGGTACGCGGTGGTCGACCATCATCGGGCGCTTCGGCTGGGGGTGCCGGAGGTCATCCTGGGGGAGGCGAAGACGGCCGCGCAGATCGTGGGCATCGCGGGGGAGCTCGTGCGCACGGGGCAGAATGTGCTCGTTACGCGGCTCGATGCGGCGAAGGCCGAGGAGGTGTGCGCCGCCGTTCCGGCGTTTCGGTACCATGCGATGGCGCGGGTGGCCACCTTCGAGCAGACGCCGATTCCCCAGCTCGGGACGAGGGCGGTGGCGGTGGTGAGCGCGGGGACCAGCGACTTGCCGGTGGCCGAGGAGTGCGGGGAGACCTTGCGCATGCTCGGCGCCAAGGTGGAGCGGATTTACGATGTGGGGGTCGCCGGCATCCACCGCCTCTTGCATCGGCGGCAGGTGCTCGATGCCATGGGCGTGATCATCGTGGTCGCCGGCATGGAAGGGGCGCTGGCGAGCGTGGTCGGAGGGCTCGTCGAGTCCCCCGTCATCGCGGTGCCGACCTCGGTTGGATATGGAGCGGCCCTCGGGGGAATCGCCGCGTTGCTCGGCATGCTGACGAGCTGCGCTTCGGGAATCACAGTGGTGAACATCGACAACGGGTTCGGCGCAGCCTTTGCCGCTGCTCGAATCCTGCGCGCAGGAGCGCGAACCTGA